In a single window of the Terrirubrum flagellatum genome:
- the mutT gene encoding 8-oxo-dGTP diphosphatase MutT: MKLLLVVAVALIDADNRVLIAQRPEGKNLAGLWEFPGGKLEAGERPEESLIRELKEELGIDVKEACLAPLTFASHAYPDFHLLMPLFICRRWEGQVTSREGQALKWVRPNRLRDYPMPPADEPLIPHLIAAL, translated from the coding sequence ATGAAACTTCTTCTCGTCGTCGCCGTTGCGTTGATCGACGCGGACAACCGCGTTCTCATTGCGCAGCGCCCCGAGGGCAAGAATCTCGCCGGTCTCTGGGAGTTTCCCGGCGGCAAACTCGAAGCGGGCGAGCGGCCGGAAGAATCCCTCATTCGCGAACTGAAGGAAGAGCTTGGCATTGACGTGAAGGAGGCGTGCCTCGCGCCGCTGACTTTCGCAAGCCACGCCTATCCGGATTTTCACCTGCTCATGCCGCTCTTCATCTGTCGGCGTTGGGAAGGCCAGGTGACGAGCCGCGAAGGACAGGCGCTGAAATGGGTGCGACCGAACAGGCTGAGGGATTATCCGATGCCGCCGGCGGACGAGCCCTTGATACCGCATCTGATCGCCGCGCTCTGA
- a CDS encoding DUF1178 family protein, translating to MIRYSLVCDKEHEFESWFPDSASYDAQAKRGLVACPACNSTKVRKAMMAPRVATREVDAKPMPPSPPIPAEAAQAMALASARDQEMRAMLRALRDHVKANAEDVGEKFPEVARQMHYGEVEHRSIYGQSSIEDAQALHEEGIEVHPLPILPDDRN from the coding sequence ATGATCCGGTATTCTCTGGTCTGCGACAAAGAGCATGAATTCGAGAGCTGGTTCCCGGATTCGGCCTCCTATGACGCTCAGGCCAAGCGCGGCCTCGTCGCCTGTCCTGCTTGCAATTCGACCAAGGTGCGCAAGGCGATGATGGCCCCGCGGGTGGCGACCCGCGAAGTGGACGCGAAGCCCATGCCCCCCTCCCCGCCGATTCCCGCCGAGGCGGCTCAGGCCATGGCGCTGGCGTCGGCGCGCGATCAGGAGATGCGCGCGATGCTGCGGGCGCTGCGCGATCATGTGAAGGCCAACGCCGAGGATGTCGGCGAGAAATTCCCGGAAGTCGCACGCCAGATGCATTACGGCGAAGTCGAGCATCGCTCGATCTACGGACAATCCTCGATCGAGGACGCGCAGGCGCTGCACGAGGAAGGCATCGAGGTGCATCCTCTTCCGATCCTGCCCGACGACCGGAACTGA
- the argJ gene encoding bifunctional glutamate N-acetyltransferase/amino-acid acetyltransferase ArgJ, whose protein sequence is MAGKDVPVSPLAPKSYPDLPAVPGVRFATAEAGIRYKGRTDVLFALMDKGTKVAGVFTKSKCPSAPVDWCREALEGGKARALVVNSGNANAFTGVTGKQSVKMTADIAAHAAGCKRKEVFIASTGVIGEPLDATKFEHVLADCAARAKEGPWQDAARAIMTTDTFPKAVSRTVEISGVPVTIVGLAKGAGMIAPDMATMLSFVFTDAPVKSSALQAMLSAGVKTSFNCLTIDGDTSTSDTLLLFATGAAASRGAPVIDSATDKKGKAFRAALDDLLLELAQFVARDGEGARKFVEVRVTGATTSKSAHRVAMAIANSPLVKTAIAGEDANWGRVVMAVGKAGEPADRDRLSISFGDIRVAYKGLRDPAYDEAATSAYMKNENITLTADLGLGQGAARVWTCDLTKAYVEINGDYRS, encoded by the coding sequence ATGGCTGGCAAGGACGTTCCCGTCTCTCCCCTCGCGCCGAAATCCTATCCAGACCTTCCGGCCGTGCCGGGCGTGCGCTTCGCGACCGCTGAAGCGGGCATCCGCTACAAGGGGCGGACGGACGTGCTCTTCGCGCTGATGGACAAGGGCACGAAAGTCGCCGGCGTCTTCACGAAGTCGAAGTGCCCCTCGGCGCCGGTCGACTGGTGCCGCGAAGCGCTTGAGGGCGGCAAGGCGCGCGCGCTCGTCGTCAATTCCGGCAACGCCAACGCCTTCACCGGCGTCACCGGCAAGCAGTCGGTGAAGATGACCGCCGACATCGCGGCGCACGCCGCCGGCTGCAAGCGCAAGGAAGTGTTCATCGCCTCGACCGGTGTGATCGGCGAGCCGCTCGACGCGACCAAGTTCGAGCATGTGCTTGCCGATTGCGCCGCGCGCGCCAAGGAAGGCCCCTGGCAGGATGCGGCGCGGGCGATCATGACGACGGACACCTTTCCCAAGGCGGTGTCGCGCACGGTCGAAATATCGGGCGTTCCCGTGACGATCGTAGGCCTTGCAAAAGGCGCCGGCATGATCGCGCCTGATATGGCGACCATGCTGTCCTTCGTCTTTACCGACGCGCCGGTGAAATCGTCGGCGCTGCAGGCGATGCTCTCGGCCGGCGTGAAGACGAGCTTCAACTGCCTCACCATCGACGGCGACACCTCGACCTCGGACACTTTGCTGCTCTTCGCGACCGGCGCCGCCGCGAGCCGCGGCGCGCCCGTGATTGACAGCGCGACCGACAAGAAGGGTAAGGCGTTCCGCGCCGCGCTCGACGATCTTCTTCTCGAACTTGCGCAATTCGTCGCGCGTGACGGCGAAGGCGCGCGAAAATTCGTCGAGGTGCGCGTCACCGGCGCGACGACATCGAAGTCGGCGCACCGCGTCGCTATGGCCATCGCCAATTCGCCTTTGGTGAAGACCGCGATCGCCGGCGAAGATGCGAATTGGGGCCGCGTCGTCATGGCCGTCGGCAAGGCGGGCGAACCCGCCGATCGCGACCGGCTGTCGATTTCCTTCGGCGACATCCGCGTCGCCTACAAGGGGCTGCGCGATCCCGCCTATGACGAGGCCGCGACCTCCGCCTACATGAAGAACGAGAACATTACGCTCACCGCCGATCTTGGCCTTGGCCAGGGCGCGGCGCGCGTGTGGACCTGCGATCTCACCAAGGCCTATGTCGAGATCAACGGCGACTATCGCAGCTGA
- a CDS encoding ABC transporter substrate-binding protein, translating into MKDKPMPLRLFAFRLAAVIGLMLTPLAASAQTKIRFALDWRFEGPAALFLHGLDKGYFRDEGLDVTIEPGAGSREPIQRVATGGFDLGFGDVNTLIRFRDQNPTADVKAVMMVYDKPPFAIIGRRSRGVTPDVRNLIGKRFGAPAGDGAFAQWPVFRTVNKLDESTMKFDNVGFPVREPMLASGELDAVFGFAHSSFINLKARGVPADDIVVLLMADYGVELYGNAVIANPKFLAEKPEAMKGFLRALARSVKDVVASPEEAIDSVMRRNDSARRDVELERLKMTVDNYVNTDWVKANGFGGIDPARWRTALDQISIGAPLKDRAKAGDAFTDSYLPKPDDRKLEAS; encoded by the coding sequence ATGAAGGATAAGCCGATGCCGCTGCGCCTTTTTGCGTTCAGACTGGCCGCTGTCATCGGCCTGATGCTGACGCCATTGGCCGCATCCGCGCAGACGAAGATCAGGTTCGCTCTCGACTGGCGGTTCGAAGGTCCGGCCGCGCTCTTTCTGCATGGCCTCGACAAGGGCTATTTCCGCGATGAAGGGCTCGATGTGACGATCGAGCCGGGCGCAGGCTCGCGCGAGCCGATCCAGCGCGTCGCGACCGGCGGCTTCGATCTCGGCTTCGGCGACGTCAACACGCTCATCCGTTTCCGCGACCAGAACCCGACGGCCGACGTCAAGGCCGTGATGATGGTCTATGACAAACCGCCCTTCGCCATCATCGGCCGCCGCAGCCGCGGCGTGACGCCCGACGTGCGCAACCTGATCGGCAAGCGTTTTGGGGCGCCGGCGGGCGACGGCGCCTTCGCGCAATGGCCGGTATTCCGGACGGTCAACAAGCTGGATGAATCCACGATGAAGTTCGACAATGTCGGCTTCCCCGTGCGCGAGCCCATGCTCGCCTCCGGCGAACTCGACGCGGTGTTCGGCTTCGCCCACTCCTCCTTCATCAATCTGAAGGCGCGCGGCGTTCCCGCCGACGACATCGTGGTGCTGCTGATGGCCGACTATGGCGTCGAGCTCTACGGCAACGCGGTGATCGCCAATCCGAAATTCCTGGCGGAGAAGCCGGAGGCGATGAAGGGTTTTCTGCGCGCGCTGGCGCGCTCGGTGAAGGATGTGGTCGCGAGCCCCGAGGAGGCGATCGACTCCGTGATGCGGCGCAACGACTCGGCGCGCCGCGACGTCGAGCTCGAGCGGCTGAAGATGACGGTCGACAATTACGTCAACACCGACTGGGTGAAGGCGAACGGCTTTGGCGGGATTGATCCGGCGCGCTGGCGAACGGCGCTCGATCAGATCTCGATCGGCGCGCCGCTGAAAGACCGGGCGAAGGCCGGCGACGCCTTCACTGACAGCTATCTCCCCAAACCCGACGACCGGAAGCTCGAAGCGAGCTGA
- a CDS encoding thioesterase family protein: protein MSDASLQNLPKPSPHSRDQYAVFRTITTRFIDNDVYAHVNNAVYYSYFDTTVSGWLLEQGLVIPQKSPVIGLAVNSACDYFDSLAFPDILESGLSVTRIGRSSVQYGVGIFKQGASQAAAQGVFTHVYVDASGGRPVALPELLRAGLQRLVVDK from the coding sequence ATGAGCGACGCGTCTTTGCAAAATCTACCGAAACCCTCGCCGCATTCGCGCGACCAGTATGCGGTGTTCCGCACCATCACCACGCGCTTCATCGACAATGACGTCTACGCGCATGTGAACAATGCGGTCTATTATTCCTACTTCGACACGACGGTGAGCGGTTGGCTTCTGGAGCAGGGGCTGGTGATCCCGCAGAAATCGCCCGTGATCGGGCTCGCGGTGAATTCAGCCTGCGATTATTTCGACAGCCTCGCCTTTCCCGACATTCTGGAGTCGGGCCTCAGCGTCACGCGCATCGGCCGTTCATCGGTTCAGTATGGCGTCGGAATTTTCAAGCAGGGCGCGTCACAGGCTGCCGCGCAGGGTGTCTTCACCCATGTCTATGTCGATGCGAGCGGAGGCAGACCCGTCGCGCTGCCCGAACTCCTGCGCGCCGGTTTGCAGCGACTCGTTGTCGACAAGTGA
- a CDS encoding peptidylprolyl isomerase: MPVVSRPSRLGAAAAVAVLALGLGWSHAQTPPPAPAQPAPAPAQPGPDTVIARVDGQPITQQDVAIAEDDLGGQLPQQMTPEQRHDYIVNYLTDLKIASKEATAQGLQNSPDYKARIAYFQNKTLVDELLTQTAKKAVSEEAMRKLYDETMKNQKPEMEVRARHILVESEGEAKQAYDRVTTGKEDFGKVAGEVSKDPGSGKEGGDLGYFTQERMVPEFAEAAFKLEPGQISQPVKSQFGWHVIKLEDKRVKPAPPFEQVKPQIEQYMTRKAHTELILSLREKSKIERLDKPAAPPTPAPATPAPAPVAPPK; the protein is encoded by the coding sequence ATGCCCGTCGTTTCCCGCCCGTCACGCCTCGGCGCCGCCGCGGCCGTTGCCGTTCTGGCCCTCGGCCTTGGCTGGAGCCATGCGCAGACCCCGCCACCGGCCCCGGCGCAGCCCGCCCCCGCTCCGGCCCAGCCCGGCCCCGACACCGTGATCGCCCGCGTCGATGGCCAGCCGATCACCCAGCAGGATGTCGCCATCGCCGAGGACGATCTTGGCGGGCAGTTGCCCCAGCAGATGACGCCCGAGCAGCGCCACGACTACATCGTCAACTATCTGACCGACCTGAAGATCGCCTCAAAGGAGGCGACCGCGCAGGGCCTCCAGAATTCGCCCGACTACAAGGCCCGCATCGCCTACTTCCAGAACAAGACGCTGGTCGATGAGCTCCTGACCCAGACCGCGAAGAAGGCGGTCTCCGAAGAAGCCATGCGCAAGCTCTACGACGAGACCATGAAAAACCAGAAGCCGGAGATGGAGGTTCGCGCCCGCCATATTCTGGTGGAATCCGAGGGCGAGGCGAAGCAGGCCTATGACCGGGTCACGACCGGCAAGGAGGATTTCGGCAAGGTCGCCGGCGAAGTCTCCAAGGACCCCGGTTCGGGCAAGGAAGGCGGCGACCTCGGCTACTTCACCCAGGAGCGTATGGTGCCGGAATTCGCGGAGGCGGCGTTCAAGCTCGAACCCGGCCAGATCTCGCAGCCCGTGAAGAGCCAGTTCGGCTGGCATGTCATCAAACTGGAAGACAAGCGTGTGAAGCCTGCGCCGCCGTTTGAGCAGGTGAAGCCGCAGATCGAACAATACATGACCCGCAAGGCTCACACCGAGCTCATCCTGTCGCTGCGCGAGAAGAGCAAGATCGAACGCCTGGACAAGCCGGCCGCGCCGCCGACTCCTGCGCCCGCCACTCCTGCTCCGGCTCCTGTGGCCCCTCCGAAATAA
- a CDS encoding ComF family protein — protein sequence MDATPDEHCEAPLASRALAAARSFARRGGSAFADLLWPPVCAHCRAATSIPDGLCARCWSRLALIERPYCERLGTPFALDIGGKLLSPEAIANPPVFDRARAVARYDDIARSLTHRQKYGDQLHLAVTMGTMMAAAGRELLAEADAILPIPLHRFRLWTRRYNQAALLARMVAKSSGKSLLLDALIRVRRTRPQVGLTRAERAANLAGAFKVPADRRPAVEGRRLLLIDDVLTTGATVSAAARALRRAGAAGVDVLTFARVTVDA from the coding sequence ATGGATGCGACGCCTGACGAGCATTGCGAGGCGCCGCTAGCCAGCCGCGCGCTGGCTGCGGCGCGCTCCTTCGCGCGCCGAGGCGGCAGCGCCTTTGCAGATCTTCTCTGGCCGCCGGTGTGCGCCCATTGCCGGGCCGCGACATCGATCCCCGACGGCTTGTGCGCGCGCTGCTGGAGCCGCCTCGCGCTGATCGAGCGGCCCTATTGCGAGCGGCTGGGCACGCCGTTCGCGCTCGATATCGGCGGCAAGTTGCTCTCACCCGAGGCGATCGCCAATCCCCCGGTCTTCGACCGCGCCCGCGCCGTGGCGCGCTACGACGACATCGCGCGCTCCCTGACCCATCGGCAGAAATATGGCGATCAGCTTCATCTCGCCGTGACCATGGGAACCATGATGGCGGCGGCCGGCCGGGAGCTTCTCGCGGAAGCCGATGCGATCCTGCCCATCCCGCTGCATCGGTTCCGTCTCTGGACCCGCCGCTACAATCAGGCCGCTTTGTTGGCCCGGATGGTCGCGAAATCGTCGGGAAAGTCGCTCCTGCTCGACGCCCTGATCCGCGTTCGTCGCACCAGGCCGCAGGTCGGGCTGACGCGCGCCGAACGGGCGGCGAATCTCGCCGGCGCGTTCAAGGTTCCTGCCGATCGACGTCCTGCCGTCGAAGGCCGCCGCCTGCTGCTCATCGACGACGTCTTGACCACCGGAGCGACTGTTTCTGCCGCCGCCCGCGCCCTGCGGCGGGCGGGAGCCGCAGGGGTCGACGTGCTCACCTTCGCCCGCGTCACGGTCGACGCTTGA
- a CDS encoding iron-containing alcohol dehydrogenase, producing the protein MTPFTFNTTPSIVSGAGSAARLGEIIKGKLGKRVFVVTDPGIVKAGLLEASLESLTAADIGWAVFSSVVADPPEQIIHDAVAQAKAFGAEGVIGLGGGSSLDVAKLVALLARGGETLSDIYGVGLAKGPRLPLALAPTTAGTGSEVTPISIVTTGASEKKGVVSPVILPDIAILDADLTLKLPAHVTAATGVDAMVHAIEAYTSASANNNPVSRMLAMEALRLLGANIRTAVTNGENRDARGKMLLGSLLAGQAFANSPVAAVHALAYPIGGHFHVPHGLSNALVLPHVLTFNAPAARAAYADLAPLVFPQLGDRGVNDRCEGFIMGLASLSADLGLQTRLRDVKIPRDAIPLLASDAMKQTRLLVNNPKPLHEEDARAIYEKAW; encoded by the coding sequence ATGACGCCTTTCACCTTCAACACGACGCCCTCGATCGTCTCCGGCGCAGGTTCGGCCGCGCGGCTCGGCGAGATCATCAAAGGCAAGCTCGGCAAGCGCGTCTTCGTCGTCACCGATCCCGGCATCGTCAAAGCGGGATTGCTCGAAGCTTCGCTGGAAAGCCTCACCGCAGCCGACATCGGCTGGGCGGTGTTTTCCTCCGTGGTCGCCGATCCGCCCGAACAGATCATTCATGACGCGGTCGCGCAGGCGAAAGCGTTCGGCGCGGAAGGCGTGATTGGTCTCGGCGGCGGCTCGTCGCTCGATGTCGCGAAGCTCGTCGCGCTGCTGGCGCGCGGCGGAGAAACCCTTTCCGACATCTATGGCGTTGGATTGGCGAAAGGCCCGCGCTTGCCGCTTGCGCTCGCGCCGACGACGGCAGGCACGGGCTCTGAAGTGACGCCGATCTCGATCGTCACGACAGGAGCATCAGAAAAGAAAGGCGTGGTGTCGCCGGTGATCCTGCCCGACATCGCAATTCTCGACGCGGATCTGACATTGAAATTACCGGCGCATGTCACGGCGGCGACGGGCGTCGACGCCATGGTGCATGCGATCGAGGCCTATACGTCGGCCAGCGCCAACAACAATCCGGTGTCGCGCATGCTGGCGATGGAGGCGTTGAGACTGCTCGGCGCCAATATCCGCACCGCCGTGACGAATGGCGAGAATCGCGACGCGCGCGGAAAGATGCTCCTGGGATCGTTGCTGGCGGGCCAGGCTTTCGCCAATTCGCCCGTGGCTGCGGTGCATGCGCTGGCTTATCCCATTGGCGGTCATTTCCATGTGCCGCATGGGCTGTCGAACGCGCTGGTGTTGCCGCATGTGTTGACGTTCAACGCGCCGGCGGCGCGCGCAGCCTATGCTGATCTGGCGCCGCTGGTGTTTCCGCAGTTGGGCGATCGCGGCGTCAACGACCGCTGCGAAGGATTCATCATGGGGCTTGCGAGTCTCTCCGCCGATCTCGGGCTGCAGACGCGACTGCGCGACGTGAAGATTCCGCGAGACGCAATTCCGCTGCTCGCGAGCGACGCGATGAAACAGACGCGATTGCTCGTGAACAATCCGAAACCGCTGCATGAAGAAGACGCGCGCGCGATCTATGAGAAGGCGTGGTGA
- a CDS encoding acyl-CoA synthetase, whose protein sequence is MLPDIRDYDRLVAAFTWRIPERYNIGVDVCDRWAAADASRIAILDVDTQSGAIKAATYGELREESNRLANALARQGVARGDRVAIMLPQCREVAVAHIAIYKLGAIALPLATLFGVDAIAYRLGDAGARALITNGASLSRLGEWLRGEKPPTLETVISLDGADGAALDYARLMREASPDFTPIDTSADDPAMMIYTSGTTGNPKGALHAHRVLLGHLPGVQMPHEFLPQPGDRLWTPADWAWAGGLLNVLLPALHFGVPVIARKFEKFDPELAYRLMQDMKVRNAFIPPTALRMLRTVANPRGRFSLDLRTIGSGGESLGAPIFAWGREALGLTINEFYGQTECNLVLASCAAIGVAQPGAIGKPVPGHRVAVIREDGSICEPGESGQIAVLRPDPVMFLSYWNKPEATRDKFIGDWMTTGDQGVRDEEGYVRFFGRDDDIITSSGYRIGPGEIEDCLIRHPAVALAAAVGKPDEMRTEIVKAFVTLKEGFAGSDELARDIQSFVREHLSAHEYPREIAFVESLPLTTTGKVIRRLLRQAG, encoded by the coding sequence ATGCTCCCCGACATCCGCGACTATGACAGGCTCGTCGCCGCTTTCACCTGGCGCATCCCCGAACGTTACAATATCGGCGTCGATGTCTGCGACCGCTGGGCGGCGGCGGACGCTTCCCGCATCGCGATCCTCGACGTCGATACGCAATCGGGCGCGATCAAGGCTGCGACCTATGGCGAGTTGCGCGAGGAATCGAACCGGCTCGCCAATGCGCTCGCCAGACAGGGCGTCGCGCGCGGCGATCGCGTCGCGATCATGCTGCCGCAATGCCGCGAGGTCGCAGTCGCCCATATCGCGATCTACAAGCTCGGCGCCATCGCGCTGCCGCTCGCGACCTTGTTCGGCGTCGACGCGATCGCCTACCGCCTTGGCGACGCCGGCGCGAGAGCGCTGATCACCAATGGAGCCAGCCTCTCGCGTCTCGGCGAGTGGCTGCGCGGGGAAAAACCGCCGACGCTCGAAACCGTGATCAGCCTCGACGGCGCTGACGGCGCCGCGCTCGATTATGCACGCCTCATGCGCGAGGCCTCGCCCGACTTCACGCCCATCGACACGTCCGCGGACGATCCCGCGATGATGATCTACACCTCGGGCACGACGGGAAATCCGAAAGGCGCGCTGCACGCGCATCGCGTGCTGCTCGGGCATTTGCCCGGCGTGCAGATGCCGCATGAATTTCTGCCGCAGCCGGGCGATCGTCTGTGGACGCCCGCGGACTGGGCCTGGGCCGGCGGGCTACTGAATGTGCTTCTGCCGGCGCTGCATTTCGGCGTTCCCGTGATCGCGCGAAAATTCGAGAAATTCGATCCCGAACTCGCCTATCGCCTGATGCAGGACATGAAAGTGCGCAACGCCTTCATTCCGCCGACGGCGCTGCGCATGCTGCGCACCGTCGCCAATCCGCGTGGCCGCTTCTCGCTTGATCTGCGCACCATCGGATCCGGCGGCGAGAGTCTTGGCGCTCCGATTTTCGCCTGGGGCCGCGAAGCGTTGGGCCTCACCATCAACGAATTCTACGGCCAGACCGAATGCAATCTCGTGCTGGCCTCCTGCGCTGCGATTGGAGTGGCGCAACCCGGCGCGATCGGAAAGCCCGTTCCGGGCCACCGCGTCGCGGTCATTCGTGAAGATGGTTCGATCTGCGAGCCCGGCGAAAGCGGCCAGATCGCCGTGCTCCGTCCTGATCCAGTGATGTTCCTTTCCTACTGGAACAAGCCGGAGGCGACGCGCGATAAATTCATCGGCGACTGGATGACCACGGGCGACCAGGGCGTCCGCGACGAAGAAGGTTACGTCAGATTCTTTGGCCGCGACGACGACATCATCACCTCATCTGGCTATCGCATCGGGCCCGGCGAGATCGAGGATTGCCTGATCCGTCATCCAGCCGTGGCGCTCGCCGCCGCAGTCGGCAAGCCCGACGAAATGCGCACCGAGATTGTGAAAGCCTTCGTCACCTTGAAGGAAGGCTTCGCCGGATCAGACGAACTCGCGCGCGACATCCAGAGCTTCGTGCGCGAACATCTCTCGGCGCACGAATATCCGCGTGAGATCGCGTTCGTGGAATCGCTGCCGCTCACCACGACTGGAAAGGTGATCCGCCGGCTGCTGCGCCAGGCGGGCTGA
- a CDS encoding methyltransferase domain-containing protein translates to MAAVPQIFDRALVRARLARALAHGYEPFLVDRVAGDAIDRLSTVSRTFSHALDLGTPISSFAEALKASGRITHVTRAAPAFAPRREAQDFAEVVANEEAPPFATGAFDLAVSLLALHAINDLPGALSQIRRALKPDGLFLAALFGGATLTELRQALVAAETEIAGGASPRVAPFADVRDLGSLLQRAGFALPVTDIDRATVRYADLFALMRDLRRMGLTNALIERSRKPVTRALLFRAAAIYHERFADPDGRIRATFDLIWLSGWAPHESQQKPLRPGSAKARLADALGAAERSAGEKAG, encoded by the coding sequence ATGGCGGCCGTTCCGCAAATCTTCGATCGCGCGCTCGTCCGCGCCCGCCTCGCGCGAGCATTGGCGCACGGCTATGAGCCCTTCCTCGTCGATCGTGTCGCGGGCGACGCGATTGATCGGTTGTCGACGGTCTCGCGCACGTTTTCTCATGCGCTCGATCTGGGAACGCCGATTTCGTCGTTCGCGGAAGCGCTGAAAGCGAGCGGCCGGATCACGCATGTCACGCGCGCCGCGCCCGCTTTCGCACCGCGCCGCGAGGCGCAGGATTTCGCCGAGGTCGTGGCGAACGAGGAGGCGCCGCCCTTCGCCACAGGCGCGTTCGATCTCGCCGTTTCGCTGCTGGCGCTGCACGCGATCAACGATCTGCCCGGCGCGCTGTCGCAGATCAGGCGCGCGCTGAAGCCGGATGGGCTTTTTCTCGCAGCCTTGTTCGGCGGCGCAACGCTCACCGAGCTCAGGCAGGCGCTGGTCGCGGCGGAAACCGAAATCGCCGGCGGCGCAAGTCCGCGCGTCGCGCCCTTCGCCGATGTGCGCGATCTCGGGAGCCTCCTGCAGCGCGCAGGTTTCGCCCTGCCGGTGACGGATATCGATCGCGCCACGGTGCGTTACGCCGATTTGTTCGCGCTGATGCGCGATCTCCGGCGCATGGGGCTCACCAACGCGCTCATCGAGCGCAGCCGCAAGCCGGTGACGCGGGCGCTGCTCTTCCGCGCCGCCGCGATCTATCACGAGCGCTTCGCCGATCCGGACGGCCGTATCCGCGCGACCTTCGACTTGATCTGGTTGTCCGGCTGGGCGCCGCATGAAAGCCAGCAGAAGCCGCTGCGGCCCGGCAGCGCAAAAGCGCGCCTCGCCGATGCGCTCGGCGCGGCTGAGCGATCCGCTGGCGAGAAGGCGGGCTAG
- the grxC gene encoding glutaredoxin 3, producing MPPVTIYSRSWCSYCHAAKDLLTRKGVAFEDIDIEKHPEARAVMVERAGGRTSVPQIFVGDAHIGGCDDLYALDRRGEFEPMLAT from the coding sequence ATGCCCCCAGTGACCATCTATAGCCGCTCCTGGTGCAGCTATTGCCATGCCGCCAAAGACCTCCTGACCAGGAAGGGAGTGGCGTTCGAGGATATCGACATCGAGAAGCATCCGGAGGCGCGGGCCGTCATGGTCGAGCGGGCGGGCGGGCGCACCTCGGTGCCGCAAATCTTCGTCGGCGACGCTCATATCGGCGGTTGCGACGATCTCTATGCGCTCGACCGCCGCGGCGAGTTCGAGCCTATGCTGGCGACGTAA